One Oncorhynchus clarkii lewisi isolate Uvic-CL-2024 unplaced genomic scaffold, UVic_Ocla_1.0 unplaced_contig_1452_pilon_pilon, whole genome shotgun sequence genomic window, agttctgggttaaccaagaCTAACTCAGGGGTGAAAGATGTGTTCAACTCCAATGAATGCTCAATCAAGGTTCTGAACATAAAATGGGGAATTCCAAGTCATCAGTTTTGGCATTTGTACTaagagtaaaaaaatatataaaccacTTCCGTTTGAAAAAATCTGTACATTTGTGGAAAGTAGTGAACAATTACACACTAAAAGAGAAAGGAGATATAAGGATGCACCAATCAGAGATTTAGACTAAAGTAATCAAATGTTTGGTCTAATGATATTCTATGTACAATTCTTCCTGTGGTCACCAGGACAGAGCTAGTCCGTCCCCCTCCAGCCTGCCGGAGTCCCCTGGTCGCAACTCTCCTGATATCGCCTTACTGCTGGGTCTGAAGTGCCTGTCTGTGCGGCTGGTCGACTGCAGGAAAACACCAGGGCAGAGTGGAACTTTGAGAGGGGGGCACGAGGAGGAAGACTTCATTTCACCAAGTAAGAACAATGGTGTGTGTGGATTAGACTGCAATATGCTTCTGCAACTTCTGTTAATTGATTGATAAACAATATATACTcattggccagtttattaggtacacctatctagtaccTGATCggaccccccttttcctccagaaCATCCTGAATTCTTCAAGggtatggattctacaaggtgtcggaaaCATTCCCCGgtgatgttggtccatgctgacgcaATGGAAtcacgcagttgctgcagattggacggtGGCACATTCGTGCTGCCAACAGtctgttccatctcatcccaaagataCTCTATTGGGTTTGGTCAGCACTGTGGCGTTAAAATGTTGCtgaattggtatcaagggacctaacttGTGCCAggaaaaacattccccacaccatcaccAACATCCTGTACCGTTGACAACCGGCTGTGCCATGAACTCATCCTGCTTACACCCAGTCCTGACTCAACAGGAACtgggattcgtcggaccaggtAATGTTTTTACACTCcttaattgtccagtgttggtgattgtgTTCTTACTGGAGtagcttcttcttgtttttagctgatagtaGTGGAACAGTGTAGTCGTCTGCTTAAATAGCTCATCAGTGACGAGgatcgacgagttgtgcgttccaagATGCCACACTGCACACCACGGTTGTACTGCGCCTTTATTTTTCTGTTTGCACAATTCTTGCCagtctccttcgacctctctcgTCAACAAGCTGTTTTCCCCCACAGGACTACCTCTGAcgggatgttttttgtttgtcgcaccattcttggtaaaccctagacactgtcgtgcgtgaaaagtCCAGGAGGTcggacgtttctgagatactggatccagCTCACTTGGCATCGACACTCAGGTCGCTTACGTCACTTGTTTTGACGATTCTaatgttcaatcaaacagtaactgaatgcctgtctgcctgctttatatagcaagccacggacACGTGACCCTGTCTGTAGGAGTGGTCTATTTTCATGAACAGGgtagtgtacctaataaactggctacTGAGTGTATATCGAAGGTGATGTTTATGGACCCATATTTCCAAAAACTATTCATTCAATGTCTTTGTTTTGCAGGGGACACCCTAAACTATCGCTCTCTCAATGGTAGGGACTTAtttggggagcctcaacaacatgtttgtgacaaggtagagaaGAGTCTCTCCCGATCAGAACACCTCAAAAAGCACAGATGTACAGGGAAGAAACCTcaccactgctgctctgactgtgggaagagtttcactaGCAGGAGTGGTTTCATAATGCACCAACGGAGTCACACCGGAGAGAAACCGTACTGCTgctctcagtgtgggaagagttttgctgcTTCTAACGCCTTCAAATCTCATCTGAGAATtcatacaggagagaaaccttacataTGCTcacagtgtgggaagagttttgctgcTTCTAACACATTCAAATCTCATCTGAGAAtgcatacaggggagaagccttacccctGCCTTGATTGTGGTAAAAGCTTTGCTAACACGGGAATTCTAAGCATACACCAGCgtgtacacactggagagaagccttatagctgtaatcagtgtgggaagagctttgctcgGTCAGGAGAGCTGACTACACACCTggtaacacacactggagagaagccttatgtctgtctatgtgggaagagctttgctctATCAGGACACCTAAAAagacaccagcgaacacacactggagagaaaccttatagctgtgatcagtgtgggaagagctttgcgcTATCAGAACACCTGAATagacaccagcgaacacacaccggagagaaaccttatagctgtgatcagtgtgggaagagtttcagtcTATCATGGACCCTAAATACACACCaacgaacacacactggagagaaaccttatgtcTGTCTATGTGGAAAGAGCTTTGCTCATTTAGGGCCAATGAAAAAACACCAGAAAGCAGAAATGTGCCatatttcctctccctcctatctgACACTGGATCCAGATCACTAAATAAAGGATCAATAGAAAACATCTAGTGAACAGTCATATCCATCTCCCATTCTTAAACAGTTGCCTTAGTCTGATCACTATGGTAA contains:
- the LOC139399921 gene encoding zinc finger protein 271-like isoform X1; translated protein: MMDRDRASPSPSNLPESPGHNSPGSALLLDLKRVSVRLVDCRKTPGQSGAVREGHEEGDLISSRDTPNRRSHSGRGLSSGALQPYHVADKTEKSLSRSERLKKHQQRRIGKKPHHCFSDCGKSFTSQSGFIIHTVVKPYCCSQCGKCFAASNTFKSHLRIHKGERPYPCLDCGKRFSYLGALNIHLRTHTGDKPYSCDQCGKSFSQSGTLNSHQRTHTGEKPYNCDRCGKRFAQSRELTRHLRTHTGEKPYSCDQCGKSFALSKALTIHQRIHTGEKPYSCGQCGKSFNQSGNLTTHKLTHTGVKPYSCEWPIIKWAGKGTGGNGHVILTHLNSKWWQHTDQDRASPSPSSLPESPGRNSPDIALLLGLKCLSVRLVDCRKTPGQSGTLRGGHEEEDFISPSKNNGDTLNYRSLNGRDLFGEPQQHVCDKVEKSLSRSEHLKKHRCTGKKPHHCCSDCGKSFTSRSGFIMHQRSHTGEKPYCCSQCGKSFAASNAFKSHLRIHTGEKPYICSQCGKSFAASNTFKSHLRMHTGEKPYPCLDCGKSFANTGILSIHQRVHTGEKPYSCNQCGKSFARSGELTTHLVTHTGEKPYVCLCGKSFALSGHLKRHQRTHTGEKPYSCDQCGKSFALSEHLNRHQRTHTGEKPYSCDQCGKSFSLSWTLNTHQRTHTGEKPYVCLCGKSFAHLGPMKKHQKAEMCHISSPSYLTLDPDH
- the LOC139399921 gene encoding zinc finger protein 180-like isoform X2; amino-acid sequence: MDRDRASPSPSSLPESPGRNSPDIALLLGLKCLSVRLVDCRKTPGQSGTLRGGHEEEDFISPSKNNGDTLNYRSLNGRDLFGEPQQHVCDKVEKSLSRSEHLKKHRCTGKKPHHCCSDCGKSFTSRSGFIMHQRSHTGEKPYCCSQCGKSFAASNAFKSHLRIHTGEKPYICSQCGKSFAASNTFKSHLRMHTGEKPYPCLDCGKSFANTGILSIHQRVHTGEKPYSCNQCGKSFARSGELTTHLVTHTGEKPYVCLCGKSFALSGHLKRHQRTHTGEKPYSCDQCGKSFALSEHLNRHQRTHTGEKPYSCDQCGKSFSLSWTLNTHQRTHTGEKPYVCLCGKSFAHLGPMKKHQKAEMCHISSPSYLTLDPDH
- the LOC139399921 gene encoding zinc finger protein 180-like isoform X3, with the protein product MPVCLLYIASHGHVTLSVGVVYFHEQGSVPNKLATECISKVMFMDPYFQKLFIQCLCFAGDTLNYRSLNGRDLFGEPQQHVCDKVEKSLSRSEHLKKHRCTGKKPHHCCSDCGKSFTSRSGFIMHQRSHTGEKPYCCSQCGKSFAASNAFKSHLRIHTGEKPYICSQCGKSFAASNTFKSHLRMHTGEKPYPCLDCGKSFANTGILSIHQRVHTGEKPYSCNQCGKSFARSGELTTHLVTHTGEKPYVCLCGKSFALSGHLKRHQRTHTGEKPYSCDQCGKSFALSEHLNRHQRTHTGEKPYSCDQCGKSFSLSWTLNTHQRTHTGEKPYVCLCGKSFAHLGPMKKHQKAEMCHISSPSYLTLDPDH